Proteins encoded together in one Scytonema millei VB511283 window:
- the ltrA gene encoding group II intron reverse transcriptase/maturase, translating to MKDRFKLEIGAKEPLTDWTAIQWKPIKKRVKNLRQRIYRATQNHRWNQVRSLTKLMLRSYSNLLQSVRRVTLENHGKKTAGIDGQKALTPSDRVKLVHQMQEYTLWKVRPTKRIYIPKANGKQRPLGIPVLQDRVAQAMVKNALEPSWEARFEANSYGFRPGRSCHDALVQCHNRLRKGHDSWILDADIKSAFDNISHESILKALGTIPGRELVKQWLKAGYVESEIFYPTLKGTAQGGICSPLLANIALTGLEELLSRYQKVKPAPFFDKSRGKVRNRNKKSNAYGYIRYADDFLITATNKNDIETIVPAIQRWLWERGLELNLEKTNIKNINDGVNFLGFTIRQFKGKTLEMPEKEKVLHKLREIRTWLKNHQQISPEMLINYLNPIIRGFGNYYRIGSSKRVMSYFDKEVWKALWRWAKRRHPNKGRHWVQKKYFRTHQNRKWRFFAKARDRQGEPTFIYLLQAATIPIERHVKVEGTASLDDPSLKSYWLKRLTKLGKVRWENGSKLRKVAENQKWKCPICGEHLLNGEKLHIHHLKSMKEGGTDSIDNLVHLHVACHKHIHAGGVFVKQEA from the coding sequence GTGAAAGATAGATTCAAACTTGAAATCGGAGCTAAGGAACCGCTGACAGATTGGACAGCCATTCAATGGAAGCCAATCAAAAAGCGAGTGAAAAACCTGAGACAGCGGATTTATCGTGCAACACAGAATCATCGGTGGAACCAGGTGAGAAGCCTGACAAAACTGATGCTACGCAGTTACTCTAACCTGCTACAATCCGTGCGAAGAGTCACTCTAGAAAATCACGGCAAGAAAACAGCTGGGATAGATGGTCAAAAGGCATTAACCCCTAGTGACCGAGTGAAATTAGTTCACCAGATGCAGGAATACACGCTGTGGAAAGTCCGCCCAACCAAACGGATATATATTCCAAAAGCTAATGGAAAACAAAGACCACTCGGAATTCCTGTTCTGCAAGATCGCGTCGCACAAGCAATGGTCAAAAATGCGCTTGAACCTAGCTGGGAAGCTCGTTTTGAAGCAAACAGCTACGGCTTTCGCCCCGGCAGAAGCTGTCATGATGCCCTTGTCCAATGTCACAATCGGCTAAGAAAAGGACATGACAGCTGGATTCTGGATGCGGACATCAAGAGTGCGTTTGACAATATCAGTCATGAATCCATTCTCAAAGCTCTTGGGACAATACCAGGCAGAGAGTTGGTCAAACAATGGCTGAAAGCAGGCTATGTAGAATCCGAAATCTTCTATCCAACGTTGAAAGGCACAGCTCAAGGTGGGATTTGCTCCCCGCTTTTAGCGAATATTGCCCTGACTGGATTAGAAGAACTCTTGTCTCGATATCAAAAAGTCAAACCAGCCCCATTCTTTGATAAAAGTCGGGGGAAAGTGAGAAACAGGAATAAAAAATCCAACGCATACGGTTATATTCGTTATGCCGATGATTTTCTAATTACTGCGACGAACAAGAACGATATTGAGACGATTGTTCCCGCGATTCAACGATGGTTATGGGAAAGAGGGTTGGAACTAAACCTAGAAAAGACAAACATCAAAAATATCAATGATGGCGTAAACTTTCTGGGATTCACTATCAGACAATTCAAGGGAAAAACTTTGGAAATGCCTGAAAAAGAGAAAGTTCTCCATAAGTTAAGGGAAATCAGAACTTGGCTGAAAAATCACCAACAAATCAGTCCTGAAATGCTAATTAACTACCTCAATCCAATTATCCGGGGATTCGGAAACTATTACCGCATCGGCAGCAGCAAACGGGTCATGTCTTACTTCGACAAAGAAGTATGGAAGGCACTATGGCGCTGGGCAAAACGAAGACATCCAAATAAAGGTCGACACTGGGTACAGAAGAAATACTTCCGCACTCATCAAAACCGAAAATGGAGATTTTTCGCTAAAGCGCGTGATAGACAAGGAGAACCAACCTTCATTTACTTGCTACAAGCCGCAACGATCCCCATCGAACGGCATGTAAAAGTCGAAGGAACCGCCTCTCTAGATGACCCTAGCTTAAAATCATACTGGCTAAAACGCCTCACTAAACTGGGCAAAGTCCGGTGGGAAAACGGCTCAAAACTCAGAAAAGTGGCAGAAAACCAGAAATGGAAATGCCCAATCTGTGGAGAGCATCTGCTTAACGGTGAGAAACTACACATTCACCATCTCAAAAGCATGAAAGAAGGTGGCACCGACTCAATCGACAACCTCGTGCATTTGCACGTTGCGTGCCATAAACATATCCATGCAGGTGGAGTTTTTGTGAAGCAAGAGGCTTGA
- a CDS encoding ATP-binding response regulator, which translates to MRFTILDFGLEDGEQNLEAMLSDKQPSNPKFNIQNPKLQVLGDAGRLQQVIWNLLSNAVKFTPPGGQIAIELSQVETDVQIQVRDTGKGINPEFLPYVFEHFRQEDGATTRKFGGLGLGLSIARQIVEMHGGTVSVESLGEGQGATFTVRLPLASQSVKMPAPEQLPESTLDLSGVSILVVDDEPDSREFVAFVLEQAGAIVTSVSSGIEALQAIEQSVPDLIVSDIGMPDLDGYMLMRQIRARLPASQVPAIALTAYAGEFDRALALKAGFQHHLAKPVEPAEIVTTLARWRGKMEANT; encoded by the coding sequence TTGCGATTTACGATTTTGGATTTTGGATTAGAAGATGGCGAGCAAAACTTAGAAGCTATGCTATCCGATAAACAACCAAGCAATCCAAAATTCAATATCCAAAATCCAAAATTGCAGGTTTTGGGAGATGCCGGACGCTTGCAGCAAGTTATTTGGAATCTCTTATCCAATGCGGTCAAGTTCACGCCACCTGGAGGGCAAATCGCCATTGAGTTATCTCAAGTTGAAACAGACGTACAAATTCAAGTCAGAGATACGGGCAAAGGCATCAATCCTGAATTTCTGCCCTATGTATTTGAGCATTTTCGTCAAGAAGATGGAGCGACGACCCGCAAGTTTGGTGGACTAGGATTGGGATTGTCGATCGCCCGTCAAATTGTCGAAATGCACGGCGGTACGGTAAGCGTAGAGAGTTTGGGTGAAGGGCAAGGAGCGACATTTACAGTGCGGCTTCCACTTGCTTCCCAATCTGTCAAAATGCCAGCTCCAGAACAACTTCCAGAATCAACGCTGGATTTAAGCGGGGTGAGCATTCTAGTAGTGGACGATGAACCCGATTCGCGCGAGTTTGTCGCGTTTGTTTTAGAGCAAGCAGGTGCGATCGTCACCAGCGTTTCATCGGGAATTGAGGCACTGCAAGCAATTGAGCAGTCCGTTCCCGATTTAATCGTCAGCGATATCGGAATGCCCGATCTGGACGGCTATATGCTGATGCGACAAATTCGGGCGCGATTGCCAGCGAGTCAAGTTCCAGCCATTGCTTTGACTGCCTATGCCGGAGAATTCGATCGCGCTTTAGCACTAAAAGCTGGATTTCAACACCATTTAGCCAAACCCGTCGAGCCAGCAGAAATTGTGACAACTCTTGCCCGTTGGCGGGGAAAAATGGAGGCAAACACATGA
- a CDS encoding ATP-binding protein — protein MTQERSAAEQLFAGKGEMAMRMRNSFGVAPLTLDWSQTPLGSVETLPQSLRSALSICLNSRFPIAVYWGQDCLLLYNDAWRPIVGDKHPWALGRPAREVWSEIWDDIGPELASVLATGEGTFHKDELLSMHRFGYTEECFFEYTFNPIQGEGGSIDGVFNIVTETTYRVLNDRRARLLRAVASGAGTAKTAQSTCALMAQTLRSDPADIPLALLYLMDRDGKALRLCGSTEVDLDRSIAPEVVDLAADDPHSWSIASVAQTARSQIVRDLEMRFGALPGSPWSEPPQEAMILPISATGQGKVAGVLVAVASPRRRLDDNYLEFFNQVARQIGMAIANARSYEEERRRAEQLAELDRAKTVFFSNVSHEFRTPLTLMLAPLEDAIASLSDTIPAQEREQLQLVQRNGLRLLKLVNTLLDFSRIEAGRVEATYEPTDLAAFTAELASVFRSAIERANLRLVVNCPPLPEAVYVDREMWEKIVLNLLSNAFKFTFKGEISLDLQWQSDRVQLAVRDTGIGIPAAELPHLFERFHRVKGAQGRSIEGSGIGLSLVQELVKLHQGAIEVTSVEGSGTCFTISIPTGTAHLPQDRIGASRTLASTALGTNSYLEEALRWLPEDRGDKGEVGENASLSSLSPLSFLSPTSPARILLADDNTDMRDYVRRLLGQQYEVEAVSDGLAALSAVRQQVPDLILTDVMMPNLDGFGLLRSLRSDPQTREVPIIMLSARAGEESRIEGLAAGADDYLIKPFSARELLARVEASLKLARLRQEAGAALRESEEKYRTLFESIDQGFCIIEMIFDAANRPIDYRFSIVNPAFDKQTGTEKAQGKTVREIAPQHEDYWFEIYGNVALTGESIRFENHAQEFHRWYEVHAFRVGEPELRRVGILFNDISDRKSAEAEREQLLQREQAAREAAEQANRIKDEFLAVLSHELRSPLNPILGWSKLLKTGNLDAAKTAHALATIERNAKLQSELIEDLLDVSRILQGKLSLNVSPIDLGSIVKAAIETVRLAAEAKSIDLRFTLVDFGLDDVGVSPKSTDSDEQLGNLKPKIRLRKLGGTETDTAHFPQNPKFQVLGDATRLQQVVWNLLSNAVKFTPTGGQITVRLEQVDDKAHLVVSDTGKGIHPDFLPYVFDYFRQADGSTTRKFGGLGLGLAIVRHLVELHGGTVKAASPGEGLGATFTVKLPLIPIQPTINRDGASSEASLNLSGVHVLVIDDEMDSLEFVAFVLEQAGAIVTTATTAGEGFLALTQSQPDVLLSDIGMPDLDGYMLMRQVRALPPEQGGQILAIALTAYAGEYDRDLALRAGFQQHLAKPIEPNELIGAIATLFGRMKGRDSGI, from the coding sequence ATGACCCAGGAGCGTTCGGCGGCTGAACAGCTTTTTGCGGGCAAGGGTGAAATGGCGATGCGGATGCGAAACTCCTTCGGAGTCGCTCCGCTAACGCTCGACTGGTCGCAAACGCCGCTCGGTTCTGTTGAAACTTTGCCCCAAAGCTTGAGATCGGCGTTGAGTATTTGCCTCAACTCGCGTTTCCCCATTGCTGTTTACTGGGGGCAGGATTGCTTGCTGCTCTACAACGACGCTTGGCGACCGATTGTTGGTGACAAGCACCCTTGGGCGCTCGGTCGCCCCGCTCGCGAGGTCTGGTCGGAAATTTGGGACGACATTGGACCCGAATTAGCAAGCGTTTTAGCGACGGGCGAAGGCACTTTTCATAAAGATGAACTCTTGTCAATGCACCGATTCGGATACACCGAAGAGTGCTTCTTCGAGTATACGTTTAACCCGATCCAGGGCGAGGGGGGTAGCATTGATGGAGTGTTTAACATCGTTACTGAAACCACCTACCGAGTTTTAAACGATCGCCGCGCTCGCCTTCTACGAGCGGTTGCATCTGGGGCTGGAACCGCAAAGACGGCACAGTCGACGTGTGCTTTGATGGCTCAAACGCTCCGCTCCGATCCTGCCGACATTCCGTTGGCGCTGCTCTACCTGATGGATCGGGACGGAAAAGCCCTTCGCCTTTGCGGTAGCACCGAGGTTGACTTGGATCGCTCTATTGCACCTGAAGTCGTCGATCTGGCAGCGGACGATCCCCATAGCTGGTCGATCGCCTCAGTTGCCCAAACTGCGCGATCGCAAATTGTTCGCGATCTAGAGATGCGTTTTGGGGCACTTCCTGGCAGCCCTTGGTCAGAGCCACCCCAGGAAGCAATGATATTGCCGATCTCCGCTACTGGGCAGGGCAAGGTAGCCGGAGTGCTGGTTGCCGTCGCTAGCCCGCGCCGTAGGCTGGACGATAACTACCTGGAATTCTTCAATCAGGTTGCCAGACAGATTGGCATGGCGATCGCCAATGCTCGCTCCTACGAAGAAGAGCGGCGACGAGCCGAACAACTTGCCGAACTCGACCGCGCCAAAACAGTCTTTTTTAGTAACGTCAGCCACGAATTTCGGACTCCCCTGACTTTAATGCTGGCTCCTTTGGAAGACGCGATCGCTTCTCTAAGTGACACCATTCCAGCTCAAGAACGCGAACAATTACAGTTAGTGCAACGCAATGGATTGCGGTTGTTAAAGTTGGTCAACACCCTGCTCGACTTTTCCCGCATCGAAGCTGGGCGGGTAGAGGCAACGTACGAACCCACCGATTTAGCCGCATTCACCGCAGAACTAGCATCGGTATTTCGCTCGGCGATCGAGCGGGCAAACCTGCGGCTGGTCGTAAACTGTCCGCCTTTGCCGGAAGCGGTGTATGTCGATCGCGAAATGTGGGAAAAGATCGTTCTCAATCTGCTATCCAATGCCTTTAAGTTTACATTTAAAGGAGAAATTTCGCTCGACTTGCAGTGGCAGAGCGACCGCGTCCAGTTAGCGGTGCGAGATACTGGAATTGGCATTCCCGCCGCCGAACTGCCGCACTTGTTCGAGCGGTTCCATCGGGTAAAAGGGGCGCAGGGACGCAGCATTGAAGGATCGGGCATTGGGCTTTCTCTAGTGCAAGAATTGGTCAAATTGCATCAGGGTGCGATCGAAGTAACCAGCGTCGAGGGATCGGGTACCTGTTTCACCATTTCCATCCCTACAGGAACGGCTCATTTACCCCAAGACCGGATCGGGGCAAGTCGTACCTTAGCTTCAACGGCGTTAGGCACGAACTCTTATTTGGAAGAAGCCCTGCGTTGGCTACCGGAAGACAGGGGAGACAAGGGAGAGGTAGGAGAAAATGCTTCCTTATCCTCCTTGTCTCCCTTGTCCTTCTTGTCCCCTACCTCCCCTGCTCGCATTCTCCTAGCGGATGACAACACGGATATGCGCGATTACGTCAGGCGGTTGCTCGGTCAGCAATATGAAGTGGAAGCGGTGTCGGACGGTTTAGCCGCTTTGTCTGCCGTTCGCCAGCAGGTTCCAGATTTGATCTTGACAGACGTGATGATGCCCAACCTTGATGGATTTGGCTTGCTGCGATCGCTGCGCTCCGATCCACAAACTAGGGAAGTGCCGATAATCATGCTGTCTGCACGAGCGGGCGAAGAGTCTCGCATTGAAGGACTGGCAGCGGGAGCCGACGATTATTTAATCAAACCCTTCTCAGCCCGCGAACTGCTAGCACGAGTTGAGGCGAGTTTAAAGCTGGCACGATTGCGGCAAGAGGCAGGAGCCGCCTTGCGCGAGTCGGAAGAAAAATATCGCACCTTATTTGAGTCCATCGATCAGGGGTTTTGCATCATTGAAATGATTTTTGACGCTGCCAATCGACCGATCGATTATCGTTTTTCGATCGTCAACCCTGCATTCGACAAGCAGACAGGCACAGAAAAAGCGCAGGGCAAAACAGTACGCGAAATCGCGCCGCAACATGAAGATTATTGGTTTGAAATTTATGGCAACGTCGCTCTGACAGGTGAATCGATCCGATTTGAAAATCATGCCCAAGAATTTCACCGTTGGTATGAAGTTCACGCTTTCCGCGTCGGAGAGCCAGAACTGAGACGAGTCGGCATTCTATTTAATGATATTAGCGATCGCAAATCCGCCGAAGCCGAAAGAGAACAATTGCTGCAACGAGAACAAGCGGCACGCGAAGCAGCCGAGCAAGCCAACCGGATCAAAGACGAATTTCTAGCCGTCCTGTCCCATGAATTGCGATCGCCGCTCAATCCGATTCTCGGTTGGTCAAAACTCCTGAAAACTGGCAATCTAGACGCAGCCAAAACCGCCCATGCATTAGCCACGATTGAACGCAACGCTAAATTACAATCCGAACTGATTGAAGACCTACTCGATGTCTCTCGAATTTTACAAGGCAAACTCAGTCTTAATGTCAGCCCAATCGATTTGGGATCGATCGTTAAAGCAGCCATTGAAACCGTGCGTCTGGCGGCCGAAGCCAAGTCGATCGATTTACGATTTACGCTTGTAGATTTTGGATTGGACGATGTTGGTGTCAGCCCAAAATCTACGGACTCTGACGAGCAACTTGGCAATCTAAAACCTAAAATCCGTCTTAGAAAGTTGGGCGGGACGGAAACCGACACCGCCCACTTTCCGCAAAATCCAAAATTCCAAGTTTTGGGCGATGCAACTCGCTTGCAGCAAGTGGTATGGAATCTGCTTTCCAATGCCGTTAAATTTACTCCCACTGGTGGGCAGATTACCGTGCGACTAGAACAGGTTGACGATAAGGCTCATCTGGTCGTTAGCGATACAGGAAAGGGCATTCATCCTGACTTCCTACCTTATGTGTTTGACTATTTCCGACAAGCAGACGGTTCGACAACGCGCAAGTTTGGCGGGTTAGGGTTAGGGCTGGCGATCGTGCGGCATTTGGTGGAACTGCACGGAGGAACGGTGAAAGCAGCTAGCCCAGGTGAAGGACTGGGAGCCACTTTCACCGTAAAACTGCCCTTGATACCCATCCAACCTACTATTAACCGCGATGGAGCATCTTCTGAAGCGTCGCTTAACTTGAGTGGGGTGCATGTTTTGGTAATTGATGACGAAATGGATTCACTAGAATTTGTGGCGTTTGTCCTGGAGCAGGCAGGAGCGATCGTCACCACTGCCACAACCGCAGGTGAAGGATTTTTAGCATTAACGCAATCTCAGCCCGACGTGCTTCTCAGCGACATTGGGATGCCCGATCTGGACGGCTATATGCTGATGCGACAGGTGAGGGCATTGCCACCAGAGCAAGGCGGACAAATTCTGGCGATCGCTCTGACTGCATATGCTGGTGAGTACGATCGCGACTTGGCACTACGAGCAGGATTCCAACAGCATCTTGCTAAACCGATCGAACCCAACGAGTTAATTGGAGCAATTGCTACACTATTTGGCAGGATGAAGGGACGAGACAGTGGCATCTAA
- a CDS encoding GIY-YIG nuclease family protein, which translates to MSYIYLICFSASIGNSASKFGSARHYLGYTSTSLHQRLEQHRSGRGAKICRAAAIEYGRELNLVRYWRNGTRALERELKRRNNPKECDRNLM; encoded by the coding sequence ATGAGCTACATATATTTGATTTGCTTCAGTGCATCCATTGGGAATTCAGCCTCAAAATTTGGCTCTGCGCGTCACTACCTCGGATACACGTCAACCAGCCTCCATCAACGTTTGGAGCAGCATAGAAGCGGTCGTGGGGCTAAAATTTGTCGCGCTGCTGCGATCGAGTATGGCAGGGAACTTAATCTCGTCCGCTATTGGCGCAATGGTACTAGAGCCTTAGAACGCGAACTCAAGCGCAGGAACAATCCGAAGGAGTGTGACCGAAATTTAATGTAG
- a CDS encoding ATP-binding protein, with protein sequence MAARINAFNWSQTPLGAIESWSPSLKSLVKTLLASRYPMVLTWGADFTQFYNDAYSQLIGDKHPAALGIDIRITLAEAWDTLGPTIEAVMTSGVASWIPALLLVLERSGYREESYFSVSHAPAEDDSGQIVGMLAVCSEVTQQVLGERRLRLLQDLAAKVDQTQSVESTCHDAIAAIAMHPMDVPFALLYLRESDGKTLTLHGAVGLSAGAAASLHSVELGTESNDIWSLAAAASGKTILIEAVDPYATVLGGPWNEPVRSALAMPIASSRQTAPLGVLVVGTSPNRALDEGYRSFYELLAGQVSVLVRNAGAYEEERRRAEALAQLDRAKTTFFSNVSHEFRTPLTLMLGPTGEALADVVSPLPPRQRQRIEVVQRNSLRLLKLVNTLLDFSRIEAGRIQANYQPTDLSTYTTELASVFRSAIEAAGMQLRSDCPPLPELVYVDRDMWEKIVLNLLSNAFKFTFEGEITVSLRWQSNQVQLLVSDTGIGIPETELPRLFERFYRVEGSRGRSYEGSGIGLSLVRELVQLHSGTIDVKSVVDRGTTFTIAIPTGLAHLPSDRIDVTSTIASTAIGASSYIEEAWRWLPQDGTRQESPTPYSPTPVPSTGGTRATDWLLPSPPSSVRILLVDDNADMRDYIRHLLGDRYAIEAVADGKTALEAVRRQVPALVISDVMMPRLDGFGLLQALRADSQTREVPVILLSARAGEDSRVEGLERGADDYLIKPFSARELLARVEANLQLGQLRQQARRESEDRLRLAIESAQLGTWDFNPIAGTLTWDEQCKAMFGLPPDAEVSYEIFLAGLHPDDRDRMHQAVQRAIHPASDGKLDTEYRTLGIEDGKERWITAKGQAYFNSAGEAVRFIGTVLDITQKKQVEVEREQLLASERAARAQAEAANRIKDEFLAVLSHELRTPLNPILGWTKLLKSGRCDATKTQQALDAIERNAQLQAQLIEDLLDVSSILQGKLTLNVAPIDLAGAIANAIDTMRLAANAKSIQIQAQLPPAVPFVVGDAARLQQVVWNLLSNAIKFTPAGGRIEVRLEQGERGVWGDGEENSSLSSHTSHTSYAQIAVSDTGIGIQPEFLPHVFEYFRQADSSTTRKFGGLGLGLAIARQIVELHGGTISVDSLGEGQGTTFTVRLPIQKPVPKQLMKPLELSDRTSIPAPLEGLRILVVDDELDSLELISFVLQQEGAAVTDASSVSEALQALTKTNYDVLISDIGMPDLDGYQLIRQMRSLPPEQGRQIGAVSEAMPKAIALTAYAGELNQKQVLAAGFQMHISKPVEPEELIGAIVNLIQRD encoded by the coding sequence ATGGCGGCTCGAATCAATGCCTTTAACTGGTCGCAAACTCCATTAGGGGCGATCGAGAGCTGGTCGCCCAGCCTCAAGTCTCTAGTCAAGACGTTACTTGCCTCGCGCTACCCAATGGTGCTGACTTGGGGAGCGGACTTCACGCAGTTTTACAACGATGCTTACTCTCAGCTAATCGGCGACAAGCATCCAGCAGCACTCGGCATTGACATCCGGATTACCCTAGCAGAAGCGTGGGATACGCTCGGTCCGACAATCGAAGCGGTGATGACATCTGGGGTAGCGAGTTGGATACCTGCATTGCTGCTCGTCTTAGAACGCTCCGGTTATCGGGAAGAGTCCTACTTCAGCGTCTCCCACGCTCCGGCGGAAGACGATTCTGGGCAGATTGTCGGGATGCTGGCAGTTTGTAGTGAGGTGACACAACAAGTCTTGGGCGAGCGACGACTGCGGTTGTTACAGGATTTAGCAGCTAAAGTAGACCAAACGCAAAGCGTTGAGTCAACTTGCCATGACGCGATCGCGGCGATCGCGATGCACCCGATGGACGTTCCTTTCGCGCTGCTCTATTTACGCGAAAGTGATGGTAAGACACTGACTCTACATGGGGCTGTCGGTCTGAGTGCGGGAGCAGCAGCAAGCCTGCATTCTGTGGAGTTAGGGACAGAATCTAACGATATCTGGTCGCTGGCGGCTGCGGCAAGCGGCAAAACAATTCTCATTGAAGCAGTCGATCCCTATGCAACTGTACTGGGCGGTCCCTGGAACGAACCAGTGCGATCGGCGCTGGCAATGCCAATTGCCTCCTCTAGACAAACTGCCCCGCTAGGCGTACTCGTTGTCGGCACTAGCCCCAATCGCGCTCTAGATGAAGGATATCGTTCGTTCTACGAGCTGCTGGCTGGTCAAGTATCGGTTTTAGTCCGCAACGCTGGAGCATACGAGGAGGAACGGCGACGAGCCGAAGCTTTAGCTCAACTCGATCGCGCCAAAACGACATTTTTTAGCAACGTTTCGCACGAATTTCGCACGCCCCTAACCCTAATGCTGGGACCAACGGGAGAAGCTTTAGCTGACGTTGTTTCCCCGCTACCGCCCCGCCAACGCCAACGAATTGAAGTCGTACAACGCAACTCTTTACGCCTGCTAAAGCTAGTCAATACCCTGCTGGACTTTTCCCGCATTGAGGCAGGTCGGATTCAAGCCAACTACCAACCAACCGACTTATCGACTTACACCACCGAACTAGCAAGCGTGTTTCGCTCGGCGATTGAAGCTGCCGGAATGCAGTTGCGGAGCGACTGTCCCCCACTACCAGAACTTGTTTACGTCGATCGGGATATGTGGGAAAAGATCGTGCTAAATTTGCTCTCCAATGCTTTCAAGTTTACATTTGAGGGAGAAATTACCGTTTCGCTGCGCTGGCAGTCAAACCAAGTCCAACTGCTTGTATCGGATACCGGAATTGGCATTCCAGAAACAGAGTTACCCCGACTGTTCGAGCGCTTTTACCGCGTAGAAGGTAGTCGCGGACGTAGCTACGAAGGATCGGGCATTGGATTATCCTTGGTGCGAGAACTAGTGCAATTGCATAGCGGCACGATTGACGTGAAGAGTGTAGTTGACCGAGGCACGACATTTACGATCGCAATTCCCACAGGTTTAGCCCACCTGCCCAGCGATCGGATCGATGTAACTTCTACGATCGCCTCAACCGCGATCGGTGCGTCCTCTTACATAGAAGAGGCATGGCGCTGGCTGCCCCAAGATGGGACTAGGCAAGAATCCCCTACTCCCTACTCCCCAACGCCAGTTCCTTCAACGGGGGGAACAAGGGCAACGGACTGGCTCCTCCCTAGTCCCCCTTCTTCTGTAAGAATTCTGCTAGTGGATGACAATGCCGATATGCGGGATTACATCAGGCACTTATTAGGCGATAGATACGCAATCGAAGCAGTGGCAGACGGCAAAACCGCCTTGGAAGCAGTCCGCAGACAAGTCCCCGCTCTCGTCATCAGCGATGTCATGATGCCGAGACTAGATGGCTTTGGATTGTTGCAAGCATTACGGGCTGACTCACAAACGCGAGAAGTGCCAGTGATTTTGCTGTCTGCTCGCGCTGGCGAAGACTCGCGCGTGGAAGGACTGGAAAGGGGAGCCGATGATTATTTAATCAAGCCGTTTTCCGCCCGCGAACTGCTAGCACGAGTAGAAGCAAACCTGCAATTAGGACAACTGCGGCAGCAAGCTCGGCGGGAGAGCGAAGATCGCCTGCGGTTGGCGATCGAGTCAGCCCAGTTAGGGACTTGGGATTTCAACCCGATCGCCGGAACGCTAACATGGGACGAACAATGTAAAGCAATGTTTGGTTTACCACCCGATGCTGAGGTTAGTTATGAGATATTTCTAGCGGGTTTACATCCCGACGATCGCGATCGGATGCACCAAGCTGTACAGCGGGCAATTCATCCTGCCAGTGATGGAAAGCTCGATACCGAATACCGGACGCTTGGCATTGAGGACGGGAAAGAGCGTTGGATAACTGCCAAGGGACAAGCATATTTCAATTCAGCAGGCGAGGCGGTGCGCTTCATCGGCACCGTTCTCGACATCACTCAAAAGAAACAAGTTGAGGTAGAACGGGAGCAGCTACTTGCCTCGGAACGAGCTGCCCGCGCCCAAGCTGAAGCAGCAAACCGGATTAAAGATGAATTTTTAGCAGTCCTATCCCACGAGCTACGGACTCCATTAAATCCAATTCTCGGCTGGACGAAACTACTCAAAAGCGGTCGGTGCGATGCGACCAAAACGCAGCAAGCCTTAGACGCGATCGAACGTAACGCTCAATTACAAGCGCAACTGATCGAAGATCTGCTGGATGTCTCCAGTATTTTACAGGGTAAACTCACCCTGAACGTAGCCCCAATTGATTTAGCTGGCGCGATCGCCAACGCGATCGATACAATGCGTCTAGCTGCTAATGCTAAATCGATTCAGATTCAGGCGCAGTTGCCCCCAGCAGTACCGTTTGTTGTAGGTGATGCCGCACGATTACAGCAAGTGGTGTGGAACTTATTATCCAATGCTATAAAATTCACTCCGGCTGGCGGACGGATTGAAGTACGGCTGGAGCAAGGAGAGAGGGGAGTTTGGGGAGATGGGGAAGAAAATTCTTCTTTGTCCTCCCACACTTCCCACACCTCCTACGCTCAGATCGCCGTTAGCGATACGGGAATTGGCATCCAGCCTGAATTTTTACCTCACGTATTTGAATATTTTCGCCAAGCGGATAGTTCGACAACGCGCAAATTTGGCGGTTTAGGCTTGGGATTGGCGATCGCGCGTCAAATCGTCGAACTGCATGGCGGCACTATTAGCGTCGATAGCCTTGGTGAGGGACAAGGCACAACCTTTACAGTCAGGCTGCCAATCCAAAAGCCAGTTCCGAAGCAGTTGATGAAGCCCTTGGAGTTGAGCGATCGCACGTCAATACCCGCCCCATTAGAAGGATTGCGAATTCTTGTCGTCGATGATGAATTGGATTCGCTTGAACTGATTTCCTTTGTGCTGCAACAAGAGGGTGCTGCTGTCACCGATGCATCTTCAGTATCCGAAGCACTACAAGCACTAACAAAAACAAACTACGATGTTTTGATTAGCGACATTGGTATGCCCGACCTCGACGGCTACCAACTGATTCGTCAGATGCGATCGCTTCCACCAGAGCAAGGCAGGCAAATTGGAGCGGTAAGCGAAGCTATGCCGAAGGCTATCGCCCTAACCGCTTATGCAGGTGAGCTGAACCAAAAGCAGGTATTAGCAGCAGGATTTCAAATGCATATCTCCAAACCTGTGGAACCGGAAGAGTTAATCGGGGCGATCGTTAACTTGATTCAGCGCGACTGA